One genomic region from Antedon mediterranea chromosome 3, ecAntMedi1.1, whole genome shotgun sequence encodes:
- the LOC140045013 gene encoding uncharacterized protein isoform X2 has protein sequence MKDDKNTQKTRNMDDGCITTDSSPRLVHDDENDRVDSPNSIKTRSDDCDGDGENMASPSPRKRKLDEKPMSVKVCNVEAKLEMKALWDEFHSLGTEMIVTKAGRRMFPTFQVKMTGMDPMAEYILLMDFVPVDDKRYRYAFHSSSWLVAGKADPEMPGRIHVHPDSPARGAMWMKQIVSFDKLKLTNNLMDDNGHIILNSMHRYQPRFHVVHVSGKKDFDAEPERDFKTFVFSETQFTAVTAYQNHRITQLKIASNPFAKGFRECDPDDCFSSSIIEIIPHNNGPRSRNHHRPSSLQIYGVARARAGNKSVRQEQHEKNRNIVPSTNTQSATSDTLVQNSLLNSNPSFSELTAPISNGSCAEAPFSSYTHDNQYNYSPSCYFRSNTRPTPYSRDVSPYMRDSRYCTNGIGYMGRGNTQLYDPTTMMTGLDPRRNFPQPMV, from the exons ATACACAAAAGACGCGTAATATGGATGACGGGTGCATCACTACTGATTCTAGCCCACGGTTAGTTCACGACGACGAAAACGATCGAGTCGATTCGCCTAATTCTATCAAAACCCGAAGCGATGACTGTGATGGTGATGGTGAAAATATGGCTTCGCCAAGTCCAAGGAAGCGGAAACTTGACGAAAAGCCCATGAGTGTTAAAGTCTGCAATGTAGAAGCAAAACTTGAAATGAAGGCTTTGTGGGACGAATTCCATTCTCTTGGAACCGAGATGATAGTCACAAAAGCAGGAAG acgAATGTTTCCAACTTTTCAAGTAAAAATGACTGGGATGGATCCGATGGCTGAATACATTCTTCTCATGGATTTTGTACCA gTGGATGATAAGCGCTACAGATATGCATTCCACAGTTCAAGTTGGTTAGTAGCCGGGAAAGCAGACCCCGAGATGCCAGGTCGTATACACGTTCACCCCGACTCGCCAGCCAGAGGAGCCATGTGGATGAAACAAATCGTATCTTTTGACAAACTTAAACTTACAAACAATTTGATGGATGATAATGGCCAT attattttaaattcaatgCACCGTTACCAGCCTCGATTTCACGTAGTTCACGTCAGTGGTAAGAAGGACTTTGATGCGGAGCCTGAGAGagattttaaaacatttgtattttcaGAAACACAGTTTACGGCAGTGACAGCTTATCAAAATCATCGA atTACGCAGCTAAAGATTGCAAGTAACCCATTTGCTAAGGGCTTCAGAGAATGCGATCCAGACGATTG TTTTTCTTCAAGTATTATTGAAATTATACCACATAATAACGGACCTCGAAGTAGGAACCATCATCGGCCAAGTTCGTTACAAATATACGGAGTAGCTCGAGCTAGGGCAGGAAACAAGAGCGTCAGGCAGGAACAac aTGAGAAGAATAGAAACATTGTACCGTCAACGAATACACAATCAGCAACATCGGACACGTTAGTTCAAAACAGTTTACTGAATTCCAATCCAAGTTTCTCAGAACTCACTGCACCTATTTCAAATGGGTCATGCGCAGAAGCTCCTTTCTCTAGTTACACACATGACAATCAATATAACTATAGTCCAAGTTGTTACTTCCGATCAAACACTCGTCCGACACCATATTCTAGAGATGTTTCTCCGTACATGAGAGATAGTCGTTATTGTACGAATGGAATCGGTTATATGGGTCGTGGAAACACACAATTGTACGATCCAACAACCATGATGACTGGTCTCGATCCAAGGCGAAATTTTCCACAACCAATGGTGTAA
- the LOC140045013 gene encoding uncharacterized protein isoform X1, with protein sequence MDVVNQTDQNPLSPRANAFSIASLINPDEDQRESDETLIMGSNNKTDRKDSESDNSRGDNTPDWTLRYTSDFQDMDSADTQKTRNMDDGCITTDSSPRLVHDDENDRVDSPNSIKTRSDDCDGDGENMASPSPRKRKLDEKPMSVKVCNVEAKLEMKALWDEFHSLGTEMIVTKAGRRMFPTFQVKMTGMDPMAEYILLMDFVPVDDKRYRYAFHSSSWLVAGKADPEMPGRIHVHPDSPARGAMWMKQIVSFDKLKLTNNLMDDNGHIILNSMHRYQPRFHVVHVSGKKDFDAEPERDFKTFVFSETQFTAVTAYQNHRITQLKIASNPFAKGFRECDPDDCFSSSIIEIIPHNNGPRSRNHHRPSSLQIYGVARARAGNKSVRQEQHEKNRNIVPSTNTQSATSDTLVQNSLLNSNPSFSELTAPISNGSCAEAPFSSYTHDNQYNYSPSCYFRSNTRPTPYSRDVSPYMRDSRYCTNGIGYMGRGNTQLYDPTTMMTGLDPRRNFPQPMV encoded by the exons ATGGATGTTGTAAACCAAACGGATCAAAACCCTTTATCTCCGCGGGCAAACGCCTTTAGCATTGCATCATTAATAAATCCTGATGAGGATCAGAGAGAATCTGACGAAACACTAATCATGGGCTCCAACAACAAAACTGACCGAAAAGATTCAGAATCAGACAACAGTCGAGGTGATAACACTCCGGATTGGACCTTACGATATACTTCCGATTTTCAGGACATGGACTCTGCAG ATACACAAAAGACGCGTAATATGGATGACGGGTGCATCACTACTGATTCTAGCCCACGGTTAGTTCACGACGACGAAAACGATCGAGTCGATTCGCCTAATTCTATCAAAACCCGAAGCGATGACTGTGATGGTGATGGTGAAAATATGGCTTCGCCAAGTCCAAGGAAGCGGAAACTTGACGAAAAGCCCATGAGTGTTAAAGTCTGCAATGTAGAAGCAAAACTTGAAATGAAGGCTTTGTGGGACGAATTCCATTCTCTTGGAACCGAGATGATAGTCACAAAAGCAGGAAG acgAATGTTTCCAACTTTTCAAGTAAAAATGACTGGGATGGATCCGATGGCTGAATACATTCTTCTCATGGATTTTGTACCA gTGGATGATAAGCGCTACAGATATGCATTCCACAGTTCAAGTTGGTTAGTAGCCGGGAAAGCAGACCCCGAGATGCCAGGTCGTATACACGTTCACCCCGACTCGCCAGCCAGAGGAGCCATGTGGATGAAACAAATCGTATCTTTTGACAAACTTAAACTTACAAACAATTTGATGGATGATAATGGCCAT attattttaaattcaatgCACCGTTACCAGCCTCGATTTCACGTAGTTCACGTCAGTGGTAAGAAGGACTTTGATGCGGAGCCTGAGAGagattttaaaacatttgtattttcaGAAACACAGTTTACGGCAGTGACAGCTTATCAAAATCATCGA atTACGCAGCTAAAGATTGCAAGTAACCCATTTGCTAAGGGCTTCAGAGAATGCGATCCAGACGATTG TTTTTCTTCAAGTATTATTGAAATTATACCACATAATAACGGACCTCGAAGTAGGAACCATCATCGGCCAAGTTCGTTACAAATATACGGAGTAGCTCGAGCTAGGGCAGGAAACAAGAGCGTCAGGCAGGAACAac aTGAGAAGAATAGAAACATTGTACCGTCAACGAATACACAATCAGCAACATCGGACACGTTAGTTCAAAACAGTTTACTGAATTCCAATCCAAGTTTCTCAGAACTCACTGCACCTATTTCAAATGGGTCATGCGCAGAAGCTCCTTTCTCTAGTTACACACATGACAATCAATATAACTATAGTCCAAGTTGTTACTTCCGATCAAACACTCGTCCGACACCATATTCTAGAGATGTTTCTCCGTACATGAGAGATAGTCGTTATTGTACGAATGGAATCGGTTATATGGGTCGTGGAAACACACAATTGTACGATCCAACAACCATGATGACTGGTCTCGATCCAAGGCGAAATTTTCCACAACCAATGGTGTAA